The following proteins are encoded in a genomic region of Mahella australiensis 50-1 BON:
- a CDS encoding AAA family ATPase, with translation MMAVNYIEKILLENFQSHEHTELDLTPGLNIFVGPSDSGKTAIIRAIKWVLYNEPRGMEFMRQGASFCRVTLSMSNGYTIVRERSSSYNRYILIAQDGQKQVFEGFGNEIPAEILNAHGIRKVVLDENNAVSINIGQQLEGPFMLTETGATRAKALGRLVGVHIIDRAMQSTVTDITRLSQQVKQWDRDIDNLSQSIERFDYLPRLEQAIEQEGRCIDRLDQLTARLDRLAEVNRNLKSIGMESLQNQAILSRLDVIPALEKHIHNVEALTANLKVLKNINRRWLAIESDIAHDKAIIKSMAGLPQAQAGVEKALASNRLLNKYTQISLALTAVYSDIKKQQEVLHKIERLDDCQRWLNSASNALMNLKRLEALKKRLETSNTELSKAVILKDALQQVDKCRSMLSETERYMVLLNRIRDLSGHLKDVDKHIAEGQRYITQIEQEINEKAEHYGEILMKVGRCPVCMSKIDVSTVEDIVSAYKR, from the coding sequence ATGATGGCAGTTAATTATATTGAGAAGATACTGTTAGAGAATTTTCAATCGCATGAACATACAGAACTAGATTTAACACCCGGGCTTAATATATTTGTAGGTCCTTCTGACAGCGGCAAAACGGCGATTATAAGGGCTATAAAGTGGGTGCTGTATAATGAACCGCGCGGCATGGAATTTATGAGGCAGGGAGCATCTTTCTGCCGGGTAACGCTGAGCATGTCTAATGGTTATACTATAGTGAGGGAGCGTTCCTCGTCATATAACCGATATATTTTAATAGCTCAAGATGGCCAGAAACAGGTGTTCGAAGGTTTTGGCAATGAAATACCGGCTGAGATATTGAACGCTCATGGCATACGCAAAGTAGTATTGGATGAGAACAACGCTGTTAGCATAAACATAGGGCAGCAGCTTGAAGGGCCTTTCATGCTGACTGAAACAGGGGCTACGAGAGCCAAGGCCCTCGGCCGTCTGGTGGGCGTACACATAATAGATCGGGCTATGCAAAGCACTGTTACTGATATAACGAGGTTGTCGCAGCAGGTAAAACAATGGGATCGCGATATAGATAATCTGAGCCAGTCTATAGAGCGATTCGATTACCTTCCACGGTTAGAGCAAGCTATAGAGCAAGAAGGTCGATGTATAGACCGCCTAGACCAGTTAACCGCGCGTTTGGATCGCCTTGCTGAAGTAAATCGGAATTTAAAGTCCATAGGAATGGAATCGCTCCAGAATCAAGCGATTCTAAGCAGGCTCGATGTTATACCTGCTTTGGAGAAGCATATACATAATGTAGAGGCATTAACGGCCAATCTTAAAGTGTTGAAAAATATAAATCGAAGATGGCTGGCTATCGAGAGCGATATTGCCCATGATAAAGCGATAATAAAAAGTATGGCAGGTTTACCTCAAGCACAGGCCGGTGTGGAGAAAGCATTGGCATCCAACCGTCTGCTCAATAAATATACTCAGATAAGCCTGGCTTTAACGGCTGTATATAGCGATATAAAAAAACAGCAAGAAGTTTTGCATAAGATTGAGAGGTTGGATGATTGTCAGCGTTGGCTCAATTCGGCATCGAATGCGCTTATGAATCTAAAGCGCTTAGAAGCATTAAAAAAACGCCTTGAAACATCGAATACCGAATTAAGCAAGGCTGTAATACTTAAAGATGCATTACAGCAAGTCGACAAATGTCGATCTATGCTATCGGAAACCGAACGATATATGGTATTGCTGAACAGAATACGGGATTTATCCGGCCATCTCAAGGATGTGGATAAGCATATAGCGGAGGGACAGCGCTATATAACGCAGATTGAGCAAGAAATAAATGAAAAAGCCGAGCACTATGGAGAAATATTGATGAAGGTAGGGCGGTGTCCCGTGTGCATGTCTAAAATAGATGTTTCTACGGTGGAAGATATAGTGTCGGCATATAAAAGATGA
- a CDS encoding acetate/propionate family kinase, translated as MNILVLNCGGSSVKFQVFDMPSERVIAKGMVERIGKTDAVLHYSSARQEAQQRVMPISDHKAAISMALSTLTDDDSIGAIDAIGHRLVHGGERYTGAVFIDDEVLSTLKEYAPLAPLHNPPNALGIEACKQLMPDIVQVGLFDTALHQKLPDYAYTYALPYRYYEKYRVRRYGFHGIAFTDITERTAQIMRKPLNELRIISLMLGSGTTANAMKYGRSVDVSTGLTPLQGLVQSTRSGDIDPAAVTYIMRQEGLSTDQMDDVLNKQSGWLGISGVSNDLREVEQAAATGNERARLAIDTFVYSCKKYVGAYAAAMGGFDVLAFSGGIGEKSSHIRQKVCQGLEFLGIELDQEKNNAGIGPRFITTEDSKTKAVVVSVDEELVIAQQTYDLIDREGR; from the coding sequence ATGAATATTTTGGTATTGAATTGTGGAGGTTCGTCGGTCAAGTTTCAGGTATTCGATATGCCGAGCGAGCGGGTGATAGCTAAAGGTATGGTGGAACGCATAGGCAAAACCGATGCTGTATTGCATTACAGTTCTGCTCGTCAGGAAGCACAGCAAAGGGTAATGCCTATATCGGATCATAAAGCGGCTATAAGCATGGCGTTAAGCACTTTGACAGATGATGACTCGATAGGCGCTATAGATGCTATAGGCCACAGATTGGTACATGGCGGCGAAAGATATACAGGTGCTGTGTTCATAGATGATGAGGTTTTGTCAACATTGAAAGAATATGCGCCTTTAGCACCGCTGCATAATCCGCCCAATGCTCTTGGTATAGAAGCCTGTAAGCAGTTGATGCCTGACATAGTGCAGGTGGGCTTGTTTGACACTGCATTGCATCAGAAATTACCGGATTATGCATATACCTATGCGTTGCCGTATAGATACTATGAAAAATATCGTGTGCGGCGTTATGGTTTCCACGGCATAGCTTTTACCGATATAACCGAGCGTACTGCCCAAATTATGAGAAAGCCCCTAAACGAACTGCGCATAATATCGCTTATGCTGGGCAGCGGCACCACCGCTAACGCTATGAAGTACGGACGCTCAGTGGATGTGAGCACGGGGCTTACGCCATTGCAGGGCTTGGTTCAATCCACGCGCAGCGGCGATATAGATCCGGCAGCGGTTACCTACATAATGCGACAAGAGGGTTTATCGACCGATCAGATGGACGATGTGCTGAATAAACAGAGCGGCTGGCTGGGCATATCGGGCGTCAGCAACGACTTAAGAGAGGTGGAACAGGCAGCAGCCACGGGCAATGAGCGTGCTCGGCTGGCTATAGATACATTTGTATACAGCTGTAAAAAGTACGTCGGCGCCTATGCCGCTGCTATGGGAGGTTTCGATGTTTTGGCTTTTTCAGGCGGGATAGGCGAAAAATCATCACATATACGCCAGAAAGTGTGCCAGGGCCTTGAATTTTTGGGTATAGAATTGGACCAAGAAAAAAATAACGCTGGGATTGGCCCGCGTTTTATAACCACCGAGGATTCCAAAACAAAAGCTGTAGTGGTGTCTGTGGATGAAGAGTTGGTTATAGCACAACAAACATACGATTTGATCGATAGAGAGGGGAGGTGA
- a CDS encoding sodium-translocating pyrophosphatase — translation MVDLLLLAPIGSVLALLFAAYMAYTVMKHSEGTEDMQRIARAVREGANAYLKRQYTGVAIFFAVMFVVLLILALNGFLTIFVPFAFLTGGFFSGLSGFFGMKMATNANARTTNAAKQSLNAGLRVAFSAGTVMGMVVVGLGLLDLSFWYYFLTWFYRDLDAAVRIQSVTSAMLTFGMGASSMALFARVGGGIYTKAADVGADLVGKVEAGIPEDDPRNPAVIADNVGDNVGDVAGMGADLYESYVGSIVSTSALAVAAGLGVDGVTIPMTMAAIGVIASIIGTFFVHAKEDAKQSVLLAALRRGTYISAALIAVISFFLVWQVLGMEHIGVYFAILSGLLAGVIIGYFTEYFTSDSYKPTRDLASTSTTGPATVIIGGLSLGMRSTSVPVIVVGAAVLASYFLAGGAGDFNMGLYGVAIAAVGMLSTLGITLATDAYGPVADNAGGIAEMSHQDPEVRRRTDALDSLGNTTAATGKGFAIGSAALTALALIASFTDEVARIVQTQGLDFKLDISILNPPTLVGLFVGGMLPFLFSSMTMSAVGRAAQSIVMEVRRQFKEIKGLMEGKAEPDYARCVDICTRNAQKEMIAPALTAIVAPLLVGFLLGVNGVAGMLAGATVSGFILAVMMANSGGAWDNAKKYIESGEYGGKGSDSHKAAVVGDTVGDPFKDTSGPSINILIKLLSMVSVVFAAFILQISLF, via the coding sequence ATCGTGGATCTTTTGCTGTTAGCCCCTATCGGTTCTGTCCTGGCCTTGTTGTTTGCGGCTTATATGGCTTATACGGTAATGAAACACAGCGAGGGTACCGAGGATATGCAACGTATAGCGCGGGCTGTCAGAGAGGGCGCCAATGCTTATCTTAAGCGGCAGTATACGGGCGTGGCCATATTTTTCGCTGTTATGTTTGTCGTATTGCTCATATTGGCACTCAATGGCTTCTTGACTATATTCGTTCCATTTGCCTTTTTGACAGGCGGTTTTTTTTCAGGCTTGTCGGGGTTCTTCGGCATGAAGATGGCTACTAACGCCAATGCCAGAACAACCAACGCTGCAAAGCAGAGCCTTAATGCGGGTTTGCGAGTGGCTTTCTCGGCCGGTACCGTTATGGGCATGGTGGTGGTTGGTCTCGGTCTTTTAGATTTAAGTTTTTGGTATTATTTTCTAACATGGTTCTACAGGGATCTGGATGCTGCTGTTCGTATACAGAGCGTCACCAGCGCTATGCTGACATTCGGCATGGGTGCGAGCTCGATGGCGCTGTTCGCCAGGGTAGGCGGCGGCATATATACTAAGGCAGCAGATGTCGGCGCTGATCTTGTAGGCAAAGTGGAAGCTGGCATTCCTGAGGATGATCCGCGCAATCCTGCCGTCATAGCCGATAATGTCGGTGATAATGTCGGCGATGTAGCCGGTATGGGTGCTGACCTGTATGAATCATACGTAGGCTCCATAGTATCCACCAGTGCGCTGGCGGTTGCAGCGGGGCTTGGTGTTGACGGTGTTACTATACCTATGACAATGGCTGCTATTGGTGTTATAGCGTCTATAATAGGTACGTTTTTCGTCCATGCCAAAGAAGATGCAAAGCAAAGCGTATTACTAGCTGCATTGCGTCGGGGTACGTACATAAGCGCAGCGCTGATAGCTGTCATATCATTCTTCCTAGTGTGGCAAGTGCTGGGTATGGAGCATATAGGCGTATACTTTGCTATATTGAGCGGTTTATTGGCTGGCGTCATAATAGGATACTTTACAGAATACTTCACGTCCGACTCATATAAGCCTACGCGCGATTTGGCGAGTACATCCACCACTGGTCCAGCTACCGTCATTATAGGGGGCTTGTCGTTGGGCATGCGTTCCACGTCTGTGCCGGTTATAGTAGTGGGTGCGGCGGTATTGGCCAGTTACTTCTTAGCAGGCGGTGCAGGGGATTTTAATATGGGCTTGTACGGCGTGGCTATAGCAGCGGTGGGCATGCTCAGCACATTGGGCATAACGCTTGCTACAGATGCTTACGGGCCGGTAGCTGATAATGCCGGCGGTATAGCCGAAATGTCCCATCAGGACCCAGAGGTTCGCCGTCGTACTGATGCGTTGGATTCACTCGGCAATACCACAGCTGCTACCGGCAAGGGATTTGCTATAGGCTCGGCCGCTCTGACGGCTCTGGCCTTGATAGCATCGTTTACCGATGAAGTTGCGCGTATAGTGCAGACCCAGGGATTGGACTTTAAGCTGGATATATCGATACTCAATCCGCCTACGCTTGTGGGGTTGTTTGTGGGCGGCATGTTGCCGTTTTTGTTCTCATCCATGACCATGAGCGCTGTCGGCAGAGCCGCACAGAGCATAGTTATGGAAGTGCGTCGTCAGTTTAAGGAGATAAAAGGGCTTATGGAGGGCAAAGCCGAGCCCGATTACGCGCGGTGCGTCGACATATGCACACGCAATGCCCAGAAGGAAATGATAGCTCCTGCTTTGACGGCTATTGTAGCGCCTCTTTTAGTAGGATTTTTGCTTGGAGTAAACGGTGTAGCCGGTATGCTTGCCGGCGCTACAGTCAGCGGTTTTATATTGGCGGTCATGATGGCCAATTCGGGTGGCGCATGGGATAATGCCAAGAAATATATCGAAAGCGGCGAATACGGCGGCAAGGGTTCTGACAGCCATAAGGCGGCTGTGGTCGGAGATACTGTGGGTGATCCGTTTAAGGATACATCCGGCCCGTCGATTAATATATTGATAAAATTGCTGTCTATGGTATCGGTTGTATTCGCGGCATTTATATTGCAGATATCGTTGTTTTGA
- the larA gene encoding nickel-dependent lactate racemase: MKTRFLYGKTGINVDIPDKNLAGIVRKHTMPIIDNADKAIEEAIFNPIASLPLYELAKGKRTACIVVSDITRPVPNKLLLPPILRCLEAAGISKDDITILIATGIHRPNLDDEMIELLGQDIVDNYRVINHYSQKMDDMAYLGRTSINNIPIYVNKYYVQSDLKIITGLIEPHFMAGYSGGRKSICPGISSIETVKYMHMPGILEHPKAGNCIVEGNPFHIEATEIAKKAGVDFVANVVIDENRRISGIFCGELEAAHAAGVSFADKYSRVVLNNVSRPVDIVVTSTAGYPLDKTYYQTVKGFIGALNVIKDGGTIVMLSECSEGLGSASFVDVLKQLKAIGNYDAFIGRISHIENFTVDQWEVEELVKALKKVNIMLYSSDFDNFDLTFASRVASPEEGIARALEVHGQDSTILAIPEGPYVIPYLSGNAL, encoded by the coding sequence ATGAAAACCCGTTTCTTATATGGGAAAACAGGTATAAATGTGGATATACCCGACAAGAATCTTGCAGGAATAGTACGCAAGCATACTATGCCGATCATAGATAACGCAGATAAGGCCATTGAAGAAGCTATTTTCAATCCCATAGCAAGCTTACCATTATATGAATTGGCCAAGGGCAAGCGCACAGCTTGCATAGTGGTATCGGATATTACAAGGCCGGTGCCGAACAAGCTGCTTTTGCCGCCTATACTACGCTGCCTTGAGGCAGCGGGTATATCGAAGGATGATATAACCATCCTGATAGCCACGGGCATACATAGACCTAATTTAGACGATGAAATGATAGAGCTCCTTGGACAAGATATAGTGGATAATTATCGTGTAATCAACCATTATTCACAGAAGATGGACGATATGGCCTATTTAGGGCGGACATCTATAAACAATATACCTATCTACGTTAACAAGTATTATGTACAAAGCGACTTAAAGATTATAACCGGTCTTATAGAACCTCATTTTATGGCCGGCTACTCAGGCGGCCGAAAGTCTATATGCCCGGGCATATCATCTATAGAAACGGTCAAATACATGCATATGCCTGGTATATTAGAACACCCTAAAGCTGGCAATTGTATTGTCGAAGGCAATCCATTTCACATAGAAGCAACCGAGATAGCAAAAAAAGCAGGTGTAGATTTCGTAGCAAACGTAGTTATAGATGAAAATAGGCGAATAAGCGGCATCTTCTGCGGAGAACTTGAAGCGGCTCATGCGGCCGGTGTATCTTTTGCAGATAAGTATAGCCGCGTGGTATTAAACAATGTAAGCCGGCCTGTTGATATAGTTGTCACATCAACGGCAGGATATCCTTTGGATAAGACATATTACCAAACCGTCAAAGGATTTATAGGAGCGCTCAACGTCATAAAGGATGGTGGCACTATCGTCATGCTGTCGGAGTGCAGCGAGGGGCTGGGCAGCGCATCGTTTGTAGATGTGTTAAAACAGCTCAAGGCTATAGGGAATTACGATGCCTTTATCGGGCGCATATCCCATATAGAAAACTTTACAGTGGATCAGTGGGAAGTAGAGGAATTGGTAAAGGCATTGAAGAAGGTAAATATAATGCTCTATTCGTCCGATTTTGATAACTTTGATCTGACATTCGCTTCGAGAGTAGCATCGCCTGAAGAAGGCATAGCGCGTGCATTGGAGGTGCATGGGCAGGATTCTACTATTTTAGCCATACCCGAGGGGCCGTATGTTATACCGTATCTGTCTGGTAATGCTTTATAA
- a CDS encoding metallophosphoesterase family protein: MRFLFLTDTHIRGTAPRGRLDDVYDTLKNKLNEVSDIVHEQRVDVVLHGGDFFDRPDISPSIVREFAAIFQKFDKPIYGVAGNHDIYGHNPATIGRTMVGLLDGVNIIRLIEPSNPVIFEDASMRIQLTGQPYTYDIDYKDRRKQYYTVSKPANVDFAVHMVHGMLLEKKIFEGAAYTLIDDIADTEADITLSGHFHTGFGIKRINDKYFINPGSLIRMTSSMAEMERWPAVLILDIDKAEGISVKIECLKSAKPAMEVLDRTYIEQEQMKKQKLATFFQEIGAAGEFKRLDLSAIVQQVANNEHIGDEVKEEALRRIAAAEQYAEM; this comes from the coding sequence ATGAGATTTCTCTTTTTGACTGATACACATATACGCGGTACTGCCCCGAGAGGTAGGCTAGACGATGTATATGATACGTTAAAGAACAAGTTGAATGAAGTAAGCGATATCGTGCATGAGCAGCGTGTGGATGTGGTGCTTCACGGCGGGGATTTTTTTGACCGCCCGGATATTTCACCTTCCATAGTCAGGGAATTCGCTGCCATATTTCAGAAATTTGACAAACCTATATACGGGGTGGCTGGCAATCACGATATATACGGCCATAATCCAGCCACTATAGGCCGTACCATGGTAGGATTATTGGACGGCGTAAATATTATAAGGTTAATAGAACCATCAAATCCTGTTATATTCGAGGATGCTTCAATGCGCATACAGTTGACGGGACAGCCTTATACGTATGATATAGATTATAAAGATCGGCGCAAACAATATTATACCGTGTCCAAGCCGGCTAACGTTGATTTCGCCGTTCATATGGTGCATGGAATGTTGTTGGAAAAGAAGATATTTGAAGGGGCGGCTTACACCCTTATAGACGATATAGCCGATACCGAAGCCGATATAACGCTTAGCGGGCATTTTCATACCGGATTCGGCATAAAACGGATAAATGATAAATATTTTATAAATCCCGGCAGCCTTATACGCATGACCAGCAGCATGGCAGAGATGGAGCGATGGCCAGCGGTGCTGATTTTGGATATAGATAAAGCTGAGGGGATATCAGTGAAGATTGAATGCCTTAAAAGCGCTAAGCCTGCTATGGAGGTGTTGGATAGAACATACATAGAGCAGGAGCAGATGAAAAAACAGAAACTGGCTACATTCTTTCAGGAAATAGGGGCGGCGGGCGAGTTCAAACGCCTTGATCTGTCGGCTATAGTGCAGCAGGTGGCCAATAATGAGCATATAGGCGATGAAGTAAAAGAAGAGGCATTGAGGCGTATAGCGGCAGCTGAACAATATGCGGAGATGTAA
- a CDS encoding ATPase, which yields MDANKQQLDDIKQLYRRAQDVYMTEKSKCDQLLAMRQQVQKQKEEAQKQLDILEKTRILLDHAADFARQQAKNQIERLVTSCLQFIFQSDIRFEIELSELRKRPEAEFYVISNYQGDTMKVRPQESRGGGVVDIISLAIRIAMLQSYNPPIAGPLVLDEPAKHVSEEYINNVSEFLKEISRTFGRQVIMVTHNRVLSEVADRIYTVDYDGSTSKISISDY from the coding sequence ATGGATGCGAATAAGCAGCAGCTTGACGATATAAAACAACTATACAGGCGAGCCCAGGACGTCTACATGACAGAAAAGTCTAAATGCGATCAACTGCTAGCCATGAGGCAGCAAGTTCAAAAGCAAAAGGAAGAAGCGCAAAAGCAGTTGGATATACTGGAAAAGACCAGAATTTTGCTCGATCATGCTGCAGACTTTGCGAGGCAGCAGGCTAAAAATCAAATAGAGAGGTTGGTTACCAGTTGCCTGCAATTTATATTTCAAAGCGATATACGTTTTGAAATAGAGCTTTCAGAGCTGCGCAAGCGTCCTGAAGCCGAGTTTTATGTTATTTCAAACTATCAAGGAGATACGATGAAGGTACGACCACAGGAATCACGCGGCGGGGGTGTGGTAGATATAATCTCGCTGGCTATACGTATAGCCATGCTTCAATCCTATAATCCGCCCATTGCCGGTCCGTTGGTATTGGATGAGCCTGCCAAACATGTCAGTGAAGAATATATAAACAACGTATCTGAATTCTTGAAAGAGATAAGCAGGACATTTGGCCGTCAAGTGATAATGGTGACGCATAACCGGGTGCTGAGCGAGGTGGCCGATCGCATATATACTGTAGATTATGATGGAAGTACCAGCAAGATATCTATAAGTGACTATTGA
- a CDS encoding regulatory protein RecX, which translates to MHKRSQPPSAEALLLKFLSYRQRSRHEIEQYLRNKGCADEDISDLINKYQDMGYINDSAFADMWIRERMRFNPKGYAAICAELYAKGVDRDIIDQAWREAQIDERGIARELIERRFDKHDKEAMPKAMAFLIRRGFNRSMAYAIVKNFFVEGTEDDR; encoded by the coding sequence ATGCACAAACGTTCTCAACCGCCGAGCGCCGAAGCGCTTCTGCTCAAATTTCTATCCTATAGGCAACGCAGCCGTCATGAAATAGAGCAATATCTTCGTAATAAAGGCTGTGCGGATGAAGATATATCCGATCTTATAAATAAATATCAGGATATGGGCTATATAAATGACTCGGCATTTGCCGACATGTGGATAAGAGAACGTATGAGATTTAATCCGAAGGGTTATGCGGCTATATGCGCTGAGCTTTATGCTAAGGGCGTAGATAGGGATATTATAGATCAAGCTTGGCGCGAGGCTCAGATCGATGAGCGCGGTATAGCTCGTGAGCTTATAGAAAGACGTTTTGATAAACATGATAAAGAGGCCATGCCCAAAGCTATGGCCTTTTTGATTCGCCGAGGCTTTAATAGATCGATGGCGTATGCTATAGTGAAAAATTTTTTTGTTGAAGGTACAGAGGACGATAGATGA
- a CDS encoding aldehyde dehydrogenase, translating into MAFNEDLIASIVEQVLKEIQDDDHVIASARQSVVKANDNWGVYTDVDEAMEVVNKAQKEFAAMPISKRDEIISAIRTAGVENAEHLARIAHEVTGYGRIEDKTVKNRNAAMLTPGIEDLQKEFLSGDGGSVIVEYGPMGVIASLMPSTHPTAFVINHAIAMLAAGNAIFICPHPKAQAATLEAMKALNKAIVEAGGPKYLMVAVDKADMETSNKVYAHPYVKMVAAAGGEGVIRAALKSGKKAITGGPGNPPVVVDETADIAKAAKDIIDGESYDNNVLCIAEKEVFVVESVVDRLIAEMQKNNAYLIKGQDVANLTGVTIKDGKPNGQLVGKNPSVILKEIGIEVGDDVRTVIFEAPPEHPLVMIEQLMPVLPIVRVKDFDEAVKWAVKAEHGDGHTAILHSNNINRITEYARAMQVTVLVVNAPSYSCMDPQSKTLVYAHTLTGPTGEGFCTPRHFTRQERIVLGGAFHFV; encoded by the coding sequence ATGGCTTTTAATGAAGACTTGATAGCATCAATAGTAGAACAAGTGCTGAAAGAGATTCAAGACGATGATCACGTCATTGCATCGGCACGACAATCCGTAGTAAAAGCAAACGACAACTGGGGTGTATACACCGATGTCGACGAGGCTATGGAGGTGGTCAATAAAGCGCAGAAAGAATTCGCCGCCATGCCCATATCAAAACGCGATGAGATTATAAGCGCCATAAGAACGGCCGGCGTGGAAAATGCCGAGCATCTGGCCAGGATAGCGCACGAGGTCACGGGCTATGGGCGGATTGAAGATAAAACGGTAAAGAACAGAAACGCCGCTATGTTGACGCCAGGCATAGAGGACCTTCAGAAAGAATTTTTAAGCGGCGATGGCGGCTCTGTCATAGTAGAGTATGGGCCTATGGGCGTCATAGCTTCGCTCATGCCTTCCACTCACCCGACGGCCTTTGTTATAAACCATGCCATAGCCATGCTGGCAGCGGGCAACGCCATATTTATATGCCCTCATCCCAAAGCTCAGGCTGCCACATTAGAGGCCATGAAGGCGCTCAATAAGGCTATAGTCGAAGCCGGTGGGCCTAAATACCTCATGGTGGCCGTGGATAAGGCGGATATGGAGACATCCAATAAAGTATACGCTCATCCTTATGTAAAGATGGTAGCGGCAGCCGGAGGGGAAGGCGTGATAAGAGCAGCGTTAAAGAGCGGCAAAAAGGCTATAACCGGCGGACCGGGCAATCCGCCCGTAGTAGTGGATGAGACGGCCGACATAGCCAAAGCGGCTAAGGATATAATAGACGGCGAAAGCTATGACAACAATGTGCTATGTATAGCTGAAAAAGAGGTATTTGTAGTAGAATCCGTAGTAGATCGGCTTATAGCTGAAATGCAAAAAAATAACGCATACCTTATAAAAGGCCAAGATGTTGCTAATTTAACGGGTGTTACTATAAAAGACGGCAAGCCGAACGGCCAACTTGTAGGTAAGAATCCATCGGTGATATTAAAAGAGATAGGCATAGAAGTGGGCGATGATGTGCGCACCGTCATATTCGAAGCGCCGCCGGAACACCCGCTGGTAATGATAGAGCAGCTTATGCCCGTATTACCTATAGTACGGGTCAAAGATTTCGACGAGGCTGTAAAATGGGCTGTTAAAGCCGAGCATGGAGACGGCCATACCGCCATATTGCATTCCAATAATATAAACCGTATAACAGAATACGCGCGTGCCATGCAAGTGACGGTGCTGGTGGTAAATGCTCCATCTTATTCATGCATGGATCCTCAATCCAAAACATTGGTATATGCCCATACTTTGACCGGGCCGACCGGCGAGGGATTCTGTACGCCGCGCCATTTTACGCGCCAGGAACGTATCGTATTGGGCGGCGCCTTTCATTTTGTGTAG
- the recA gene encoding recombinase RecA yields the protein MMEKEHALETALSQIEKRFGKGSIMKLGDDTARLNVEVIPTGSLSLDIALGVGGVPRGRVVEIFGPESSGKTTVALHIVAQAQKIGGTAAFIDAEHALDPAYAKRLGVNIDDLLVSQPDTGEQALEIAEALVRSGAVDVVVIDSVAALVPQAEIDGEMGDAHVGLQARLMSQALRKLTGAISKSKSVAIFINQLREKVGVMYGNPETTPGGRALKFYASVRLDVRKADTIKNGADVIGTHTRVKVVKNKVAPPFKQAEFDIIYGEGISRESDILDLAVDQDIIAKSGSWYSYNDNRIGQGKENAKQFLKDNPEICRDIEEKIREQYKLGKVKLISAVDEVEEPAE from the coding sequence ATGATGGAAAAAGAACATGCCCTGGAAACAGCGTTGAGCCAGATAGAGAAGCGATTCGGCAAAGGTTCTATAATGAAGTTAGGTGATGATACCGCTCGGCTTAATGTTGAAGTAATACCTACCGGTTCACTTAGTCTCGATATAGCATTGGGGGTCGGTGGCGTACCAAGAGGTCGCGTGGTAGAGATATTTGGACCGGAGTCATCCGGGAAGACCACCGTAGCATTGCATATAGTAGCGCAAGCACAAAAAATCGGTGGAACAGCGGCCTTTATAGACGCTGAGCATGCGCTGGATCCAGCCTATGCGAAACGATTAGGCGTAAATATAGATGATCTTTTAGTATCCCAGCCGGATACCGGTGAGCAAGCCCTTGAGATAGCCGAAGCATTGGTCAGAAGCGGTGCCGTGGATGTGGTTGTCATCGATTCAGTAGCTGCATTGGTACCACAGGCCGAGATAGACGGGGAGATGGGGGATGCCCATGTCGGTTTGCAGGCCAGACTTATGTCTCAGGCCCTTCGTAAATTAACCGGTGCCATAAGCAAATCTAAATCGGTAGCCATATTCATAAATCAATTGCGTGAAAAAGTAGGCGTTATGTACGGCAATCCAGAAACCACACCAGGGGGAAGGGCGCTCAAGTTCTATGCATCAGTACGCCTGGATGTACGCAAAGCCGATACTATTAAGAACGGTGCCGATGTAATAGGTACCCATACCAGGGTAAAGGTGGTTAAAAATAAGGTTGCGCCGCCGTTTAAGCAAGCCGAATTCGATATAATATACGGCGAAGGCATATCGCGCGAAAGCGATATACTGGATCTGGCTGTAGACCAGGACATTATAGCAAAAAGCGGGTCGTGGTATTCGTACAATGATAATAGGATAGGGCAGGGCAAAGAGAATGCCAAGCAGTTTCTTAAAGATAATCCCGAGATATGCCGCGATATAGAAGAAAAAATAAGGGAACAATATAAATTGGGCAAGGTAAAGCTTATATCGGCTGTCGATGAAGTCGAAGAGCCGGCCGAGTAA